ATTATCCCGAGCCTAAAGAGGCTGCAACAAACATTACCAACTATGTAGCGTTTTGGAAAGGTGTTAAAATAACCGAATAACTATGAAAACTTACGATGCTATTGTGATAGGTGCAGGCCAGGCAGGTGCGCCACTGGCTAAACGACTGGCCAACGCCGGTTTAAAAACCGTTATTATTGAAAAACGGTTTTACGGCGGCACCTGCGTTAATGACGGTTGCACGCCTACCAAAACCATGATAGCATCGGCTAAGGCCGCCTATATGGCCACAAAAAGCCATGAACTGGGTGTGCCGGTAAAAAAGTTTTCGGTTGATATGGCTGTGGTTAAAAAGCGCAAGGATGAGATTGTGCTGCGTTCCCGCAACGGCGGACTGAAAGCTGCCGAAAAAACACGTAACCTTGATGTAGTTTTCGGTGAAGCAAGTTTCACCGGCGAAAAAACTGTTGAGGTAAAACTGAACAGCGGCAAAGTTCAAACATTTAAGGCTGATAAGGTTTTTCTAAACCCTGGCGCATCTCCGGCTATCCCGGAGATAGAAGGGCTGAGCGAAGTTCAATACCTCACCTCAACCACTATTCTTGACCTTGATTATGTGCCGGAGCATCTTGTTGTGCTTGGCGGTAATTATATCGGTTTGGAGTTTGGGCAAATGTTCAGGAGGTTTGGCTGCAAGGTTACCATCCTCGAAAAATCGGCAAGGATAGTGGCCCATGAGGATGAGGATATTTCGGCCGAAATGCAGAATATCCTCGAACTGGAAAAGATTGACATCCTCACTAATACCCATGCGGTAAAGTTTAAGCAGAAAACCGGAGGAAAAATCACCGTTACTATAGATGAGAAAGGCGAGGAACGAAAAATTAAATGCACCCACGTGTTGGTGGCTATAGGCCGTAAACCGCAAA
The sequence above is a segment of the Mucilaginibacter celer genome. Coding sequences within it:
- a CDS encoding mercuric reductase translates to MKTYDAIVIGAGQAGAPLAKRLANAGLKTVIIEKRFYGGTCVNDGCTPTKTMIASAKAAYMATKSHELGVPVKKFSVDMAVVKKRKDEIVLRSRNGGLKAAEKTRNLDVVFGEASFTGEKTVEVKLNSGKVQTFKADKVFLNPGASPAIPEIEGLSEVQYLTSTTILDLDYVPEHLVVLGGNYIGLEFGQMFRRFGCKVTILEKSARIVAHEDEDISAEMQNILELEKIDILTNTHAVKFKQKTGGKITVTIDEKGEERKIKCTHVLVAIGRKPQTEALNLLSAGIETDEDGHIKVNDKLETSTEGVYALGDAKGGPAFTHISYNDYTIVYRNLIEKANFNINDRPVPYCMFTDPQLGRIGIDETEAKKQGIKYKVAKLPMAHVARAIETGDTRGFMKAVVDPDTKKILGATVLGPEGGEIMTVLQMAMEGGITYDRIRYCVFAHPLYSESLNNLFMTLGD